Genomic DNA from Eptesicus fuscus isolate TK198812 chromosome 18, DD_ASM_mEF_20220401, whole genome shotgun sequence:
TTCGTGGGGGGCTCTTCGGATTCCTGCTTGATGGCCCCGATCCGCTCTCCGGCAGCGAACCTGCGCCCATGGTCACTTTTGAGGTAGGGCTGCTCCCCGCGCACGTCGCCCTTCTCCGACTCGCCCCCGTAGCCGCTGTCGGTGTCCGTGTCGCTGCCGCTCTGCTCCCCGCTCGAGTGGGCGAAAGTCCGCTGGATGACGGGCACGCAGTTCTTGCCGGGGCCCTCGGAGCCTTTGGCCAGGGCGCCGGGCTTCTCCTTGAAGTCCGCGGCCTTGGGCGCCGGGTCGGACGCCTTCCGGGGGGCGCTGCCCTGCAGCAGCTCCGCGACCACGCGGTGCAGGTGGGCCACGAGCTGCGAGGACTTGAGGTCCCGCGCGTGCTCGTGCTTGGCCAGGTACTGCAGCACCTCCCGCGCGCACGTCTGGAAGCCCGAGCAGAACATCTCCTGCCCAGCCTCGGCGCTTCTCCCCGGCAGCTCACCTGGCGGACACGGAGGCAAAGGAAGGCGTTTCAGAGGGCCCCGGGGTTCACCCGCACACCAGCCCCCCGAGGCCAGGGGCGCCCCTGTTTGCTAACACACGTGGGCATCTGTGTCCCCGACTCCCAAAAGGAACACGGCCAGAGAGGATGTGGACCGCCCTGAGACGTGGGAGGAATCAAATCGAAACCATCCGGGGAGAAAACGAGTGTCATGGCTGCCTAAGACCCATCAGAGAGACAGACCGCGATCAACTGACGAGCCAGCCCCCTCCTGTGGAACGTGTGGGTGGTCCTGGCTTCTCAGGGCGAGGGACATGCAATGGACAGCCGAGCAGGTTTCTAACCCAGGGAGGCAACGGTCAGAACCTCCGCGTCAACGGACCGAGGCCAGATGGCCGCGGAAcgaaagaatgaaggaaagatGCCACCCCGGGTGATCTCATTCTCAGCGGCTTATTCCCACGACAGTCGTGCTGCCATCTTTAAAGCGACAGGCTCTTTCCAGCCTCCGCCATGCATTCGATCCACGACCCCCAAGGAATCAGGTTTGAACATCTTCCTGCTTCCAGCGGGGGACCGGCAGGAGCGGGTGCGGGGATTCGGTGACGCTCGCCCCCTGGTCTCCAGGGAGGCGGAGAAGGACGGGGTGAGGGAGCGGAACCCCGCGTTCCTCCCCGGCCGCATGGCGGAGGGAAGGTTGGGAGGAGTGTGGTTCTctgggaggggagcagcaggTGATGAAACGCCAGTAGTTTCGCTCGGTTGCGCAATTCCCCGAGATACCTCGTGGCTATTCGGGGAACCACATGAAATGCAGGAAGAACTCCCTGCTGTCCCCCTGCCAGGATCAGGCCACACACTGAGCCACGAGGCAGCCGGGGCCCAGGAAAACACGGGGGCCTGCCCGCGCCGCCTCCTCCAACGAACGACCGTCTGACACCCACGATGCCAATGCTAGGGGCCTTCGCCTTTGACAAGGAAGGGGGAACGCTCCCAGAAGCCAGAAACTCTGAAGCCAAAATGCCCGGGAACCAGTGGCCACCTGACTGCCAGGCCGCCCTGCCAGGCGGCACAGCACGTTCCACTCGAAAAGCCTGACCTCTGAGGACGCTCACCCGGCATCTCCCGCAGCGAGCACGTGCACACGCTGTGTGAGCAGGCGCTGGGCCGCAGGCTCTCCGTCTGCgctgggtccccccacccccgccccgagaTGCGGGCCGGGCACGGGCACTCACCGGCTTGCAGGCCGCTCTGCAGGGCCAGGAtcttctgctgctgctggtcaATTAGGTTCGTCAGGGCTTTCACGTGCTTCAGGGTCAGCTCCAGCACCACCGCCTTCTCCAGGTGGCCCAGCGTCTGCGAGCAGAGAGCCTGCGTCAGCAGCGCACAGGGCCCCCTCTGGGACGGTCGGTAGCAATGAGAAATGTctccacggggcggggggggggggggggttgggggggggggagccttccCGGCGGCTGAGTTTAATTTTAAAGGCACAGGTCAAGGAAATATACACTCCTGGTGACAGAATAGGAAGACACGTGCCACTGTCCCTGGAGGCGCCTGGACGCAGCCGCGACCTTAGGAGAAGGCGCTGGCAGGGCCGTTTCTCCAGCAGCTGCGGccgacctccctccctccctcccgaccCGGCTAACGTTTCTCGGCCGCCGTGTCATCCCCGGAGGCACTGGTGCGCCTGGCAGCCAAGCGGCTTTCCCTGGCACCCTTTCCTAACGCCCAGCTCACCCAGGCTTTTGCTTCCTCCCCAAACACTAATTTTCCCCCTTTCCCCAACCAAAGGCTGCCACGCTAGTAAGCTATTGGCTACTGCCCAGAAAGGACGGGACATGAAGATCACACATCAAAACAAGTCCTCTTattagagaaaaagggaggggggagaaaaggAGGTCAATAAAACCCGAGTGTTGGGGGTCCACTCGAGTCAGGAAAACCCGGGAACTCTGAACATCCGTCACCAGAGGGGAAGGCCGGCTGGGGTTGGCGCCAACTTGGAGAAGTCCAAGCGGTTCTCACTCATGTGCATGAGGCTACCCGGaaaccccagccctgggcaaggGTACCCCCAAACAGAGCCCGCCGGGCTGGGACCCAGCCCTCGGCTCTGCAGTTCCCCGCGGGGCCTGCAGGCGGCGAGTgacccccgcccgccctccaGGCGGGGGAGCCGGCTGGGAGCGCGGCCAGCTTCTCACTTACTGTAAGTTTGAGGTGTTCGGGCAGGAGATCCTTCAGCTGGGCGATGCACTCGTTAATCCGGTCGCGTCTCTTTTTCTCGATGAGCCGGTGCGGCAGTTTGTAGGTCTCCTGCAAGGCGCACGGGGAGGCGGTGGGCGCGGAGGCCGGGGCGGGCAGCCCTCTCCTCGGACCCCGCGGCTCCGGAAGGGTCGGGGCAGCGCCGCAGTCACACCCAGAACCACCCACGCCTGCCCCTTCTTCTCCACGCGGCGCGGGAGGGGCGCCGCGCCCGCACCTTGCAGACCCCCCTCCAGCCTCCGAGTGAGAAAAGTTTTCTTGGAAACTCAGCGCGTGTTGGGGCTGCGGTTCCCAGGGGCGCGGGGGAGCTTACCTTGCTGTCTTCGCTCCGCTTTATTCCCCGTCTCGACTTGTACACTTGGTACATTTGGGCAAAATCCATCCTGcagggagagaggccaggaggATGGTGAGCCTGCGTGCGCCCGGGCTGCACAGCCTGGCGGGCGAGAACCCCCGGGTGCGCCCGGAACTGCTCCGAGCCGACAGCGGTGCAGAACGTAGGGCTGGAGTTGAAGCTCTGAGGGGACAGGGGTGCCCACTTACCCTGGTAGATCCCCGGGCTCCAGTCCTGGTGCcttgggcaggcaggaggggggcgGCTGCGCGCTGGGGATCCGCTCCATGGCACGGCGAGCCGGGGCCACTGTGCGCTCCTGTCTGCAGTCCTGGAGGCGCCTCGGAGCCCTCTCGGCTGGGCTTCCTCTGGGGACGAGCTCCCTGAAATGCGCGGGGCTGCCGGGAGCCGCGGCTGCGAGGTGCTGCTGGCTTCAGTTGGGGGCGTGCATGGGGTCGCGGCGGCCGCTGCTCCGGCTCTGCGCTCAGCCCGGCGGTGTGTGCTCCCGGTGCCTTCTGCGCCGCGCGAGCCAAGTGAATGAGAagtggggcgggcggggaggcgcGAGGAgcgcgcgggggggcggggagggcgggggccgggcggggggagcCGCGGAGTAATGGAGAGGCTGCGGGCTGGGTTAAATGGGAGCGAGTGGGTGGGTTGGAGCTACGTGTTCTACCCTGTGACTCCAGGCACGTCTGGCCGCTGCCGGGGAGGGAAGGAGCgacctgcccgccctcccccgccttcaTCACATGAGTCTCACGTGTTGGACAACGCTCTCCCGGCTGCGagggggcccccacccccaccccggccgggCCCCCAGGTGTCTGCGGTGCGGCTGCCTTTCCCCGAAGAGGGGGTGGCAGCgcagcctgggtcctgcccagccgggggggggtggggtggggggcgcagagGCTGGAAGGGGAGCCAGGGGGTGGGTGGTACCGTGGGCGAACCTGCCCCAGGGAAATGAAGTAAGTTCCCGTCTCCCGGGAGGGACGGGGGAGGACGGATCCGCCAGCGTCTGACTCAAGCCAGGAGAGGAATATCCCCTCGCTCGCTCCAGCCCAGCCCgcttcctcctcccccgcccgccgCTCGCAGGAACCCGCGCGCAGCGGAGGGAGTCGCCGGGCCCCCTGCCTTCCCCAGAGGCTGGGGTTTCTTCCCGTCCcggcttccctgcccccaccccgctgcccaGCGTCCAGGAATTGCCCGCcgcggggaggggccgaggggcggggcggaTGTCACCCCATGGGAAGCGGGCTGGCGGCCAAGCGCAGGGGCAGCCGAGGCCGCCGGCGAGCACGCTGCGCGCACCTGACCGCCGAGGGTGTGCGCGGCGCCCCCGCTCCCCCGAGCTCCGCCCGCGGGCACTGCCTGCGGGTCGCGGGCAACCACGTGCGCGCCCCCCtgggtgcccccacccccactccgtaGTCTAGCACCGAGAGGCTGCGGGCGCGGCGCCCCGCGTTCCCTCCCTCctgcgccccccctcccgccccccgagCGCGGCGTCCGGGTCGCCTCCCCTCCGGCTGCTGCGTTACACAACCGGGTGGCGACGCCTGCCCCGCAGCGGCCGGGGCGGGACGCTTCACGTGGCCGGGCTCAGGCCGCAGCGCCGCCCGGGGACCCAGACCGGGTCGGC
This window encodes:
- the BHLHE40 gene encoding class E basic helix-loop-helix protein 40, coding for MERIPSAQPPPSCLPKAPGLEPGDLPGMDFAQMYQVYKSRRGIKRSEDSKETYKLPHRLIEKKRRDRINECIAQLKDLLPEHLKLTTLGHLEKAVVLELTLKHVKALTNLIDQQQQKILALQSGLQAGELPGRSAEAGQEMFCSGFQTCAREVLQYLAKHEHARDLKSSQLVAHLHRVVAELLQGSAPRKASDPAPKAADFKEKPGALAKGSEGPGKNCVPVIQRTFAHSSGEQSGSDTDTDSGYGGESEKGDVRGEQPYLKSDHGRRFAAGERIGAIKQESEEPPTKKSRMQLSDDEGRFPSSDLIGSPFLGPHPHQPPFCLPFYLIPPSATAYLPMLEKCWYPTSVPLLYPGLNASAAALSSFMNPDKISGPLLMPQRLPSPLPPHPALDSSALLQALKQIPPLNLETKD